A single region of the Chitinophaga niabensis genome encodes:
- a CDS encoding RagB/SusD family nutrient uptake outer membrane protein has translation MKKHLLYTILLAALFSATSCKKWLSVQPRDKVSEQKLFDTEQGFYNALNSVYLDMNLKDTYGGQMSMEMIEVLGQQYNILSDHRLQAINNYNFTHDSAKARIAMAWRGNYTRIANVNKILAVIDDHKHIFSNADNYSNVKGESFALRAFLHFDILRLFGPIYAVDSLKKSIPYVDDFTSKFQELLPANIVIDKVLKDLDSAELYLRKDPIITGGPMFSGNPDGGSQFWRFRTLRMNYYAAIAMKARVHLYRRNKAAALENAKTVIAAQEGRFPWINKDYILTNKINPNRIFHTEILFGLHDIKLADKQKNYFDPVLEARNILAPLPARLTATYENNNTADYRNNVAIWAIPGNGIKDYRCFFKFSDIEHKDSLYRNIIPLIRISEMYYIAAETETDKTLAFGYLNTVRKNRGLLDVPLTAVIATEIRNEYKREFYGEGQLFFYYKRLNTTSIPSGNSSTANVAMTAGKYCPPLPDDEIRYRD, from the coding sequence ATGAAAAAACATCTTCTTTATACCATCCTGCTGGCAGCATTGTTCTCCGCCACCTCCTGCAAAAAATGGCTGAGTGTGCAACCGCGGGATAAGGTATCCGAACAGAAACTATTTGATACCGAACAGGGTTTCTACAATGCATTGAATTCCGTTTACCTGGACATGAACCTGAAAGATACTTATGGCGGCCAGATGAGCATGGAAATGATAGAGGTATTGGGGCAGCAATACAACATCTTATCAGATCACAGGCTCCAGGCCATCAATAACTACAACTTCACGCATGACTCTGCCAAAGCCAGGATCGCGATGGCCTGGCGCGGCAACTATACAAGGATTGCCAATGTGAATAAGATCCTCGCTGTGATCGATGACCATAAACATATCTTCAGCAATGCAGACAACTATAGTAATGTAAAAGGCGAATCCTTTGCCCTCCGTGCTTTCCTCCATTTTGATATATTACGTCTCTTTGGCCCCATTTACGCAGTGGATTCACTCAAAAAAAGCATTCCTTATGTAGACGATTTCACCTCTAAATTCCAGGAATTATTGCCCGCCAATATAGTGATAGATAAAGTACTGAAAGACCTTGATTCCGCTGAATTGTATCTGCGCAAAGACCCCATCATAACAGGCGGCCCCATGTTCTCCGGGAACCCGGATGGCGGTTCTCAGTTCTGGCGCTTCCGTACCCTGCGTATGAACTACTATGCCGCCATTGCCATGAAGGCAAGGGTACACCTATACCGCAGGAACAAAGCAGCTGCACTGGAAAATGCTAAAACAGTGATTGCCGCACAGGAAGGAAGGTTCCCCTGGATCAACAAAGATTACATCCTCACCAATAAGATCAACCCCAATCGCATCTTCCACACAGAAATACTCTTTGGCCTGCATGATATTAAACTGGCAGATAAACAAAAGAATTACTTCGATCCAGTTCTGGAAGCCCGGAATATCTTAGCACCATTGCCGGCAAGATTAACTGCCACTTACGAAAATAATAACACGGCAGATTATCGGAATAATGTGGCTATATGGGCTATTCCCGGTAACGGTATCAAAGACTACCGCTGCTTCTTTAAGTTCTCCGATATAGAGCATAAAGATTCCCTCTACCGCAATATCATTCCATTGATCCGTATCAGCGAAATGTATTACATCGCGGCAGAAACAGAAACAGATAAAACACTGGCTTTCGGATATCTCAACACCGTTCGAAAGAACCGCGGATTGTTAGACGTACCGCTCACCGCAGTGATTGCTACGGAAATAAGGAATGAATATAAACGGGAGTTTTATGGAGAAGGACAACTCTTCTTTTACTACAAACGCCTGAACACAACTTCCATTCCATCCGGTAACAGCAGCACGG